From the genome of Prevotella herbatica, one region includes:
- a CDS encoding aldose epimerase family protein: MNSDPNENLCGLKCENFQATINGKETDLFILKNANGNEVAITNYGGAIVAIMVPDKNGNRANVIQGHDNIQDVINSPEPYLSTLIGRYGNRINKGKFQLHGKDYQLAINNGPNALHGGPTGFHARVWDAQLMNDQSLVLHYVSAYGEEGFSGELKTTVIYTFNNNDELVIDYLACTNKKTIINLTNHGFFSLAGIANPTPTIDNLICEINADFYIPIDDTSIPTGEILKVDNTPFDFRTPKAVGKDINADNEQIKNGAGYDHCFVLNKKEEDELGFAAKITEPVSGRTMEVYTTEPGVQVYTDNWADGYKGQNGATFPRRSAICFEAQHFPDSPNRPYFPSVILNPGEQYKQKTIYKFGVKK; the protein is encoded by the coding sequence ATGAACTCAGATCCAAATGAAAACCTCTGTGGCTTAAAGTGTGAAAACTTTCAAGCCACAATCAATGGAAAGGAAACTGATTTGTTCATCCTAAAGAATGCTAATGGAAATGAAGTAGCCATAACAAATTATGGTGGTGCTATCGTTGCTATTATGGTTCCAGACAAAAATGGCAATCGTGCCAACGTAATTCAGGGACACGATAACATTCAGGATGTAATTAACTCACCAGAACCTTATCTAAGTACTCTTATCGGTAGATACGGCAACCGTATTAACAAGGGAAAATTCCAGTTGCATGGTAAAGATTACCAATTGGCAATCAATAACGGACCAAACGCACTTCACGGAGGACCAACAGGTTTTCATGCAAGAGTTTGGGATGCTCAGTTGATGAACGACCAAAGCTTAGTTCTGCATTATGTTAGTGCATACGGAGAAGAAGGATTCTCTGGAGAACTAAAGACAACAGTCATTTATACATTTAATAATAATGATGAGTTGGTTATTGACTATTTAGCATGTACTAATAAAAAGACAATAATCAATCTTACAAATCACGGTTTCTTCTCTTTAGCAGGTATTGCTAACCCTACCCCAACGATAGACAATCTTATTTGTGAAATCAATGCTGATTTTTATATCCCTATTGATGACACAAGTATTCCTACAGGTGAGATTCTAAAGGTTGATAACACCCCATTTGATTTCCGTACTCCAAAAGCTGTTGGTAAGGATATTAATGCTGACAATGAGCAAATAAAGAATGGTGCTGGATATGACCATTGCTTTGTACTAAACAAAAAGGAAGAAGACGAGCTAGGTTTCGCAGCTAAAATCACAGAGCCTGTTAGCGGTCGAACAATGGAAGTTTATACTACAGAACCAGGTGTTCAGGTATATACAGACAATTGGGCTGATGGTTACAAGGGACAGAATGGTGCGACATTCCCTCGTAGAAGTGCAATATGCTTTGAGGCTCAGCACTTCCCAGACAGTCCTAACAGACCTTACTTCCCATCAGTAATATTAAATCCTGGTGAACAGTATAAACAAAAAACTATTTATAAATTTGGAGTGAAAAAATAA
- a CDS encoding MFS transporter codes for MENNNTQHGNIIAIITMMFLFAMISFVTNLAAPIGVIWKNVFSGTGSENMIGMLGNAMNFLAYLFMGIPAGKLLTKIGYKKTALAGIATGFVGVLIQFISGRFGADISGFAIYLFGAFISGFAVCILNTVVNPMLNLLGGGGNRGNQLNLIGGTLNSLSGTLTPMLVGALIGTVTANTKMADINLVLFIALGVFAMAFIVLLFIPIADPEMGKTTSNTVFEHSPWAFRHFVLGTIAIFVYVGVEVGIPGTLNFYISDASAKGAGLVGNAAAVGGFVAGTYWLLMLVGRFIGSFIGGNVSSRTMMIGTTTLGMVLIIAAMILGKTTTVSMPVFTGSSFTLVTVPIAALLLVLCGLCTSIMWSSIFNLATEGLGKYSAAASGIFMMMVVGGGLLPLVQNFIADHSTYMVSYIVPLLAIAFMLYYALFGSKNVNKEIPID; via the coding sequence ATGGAAAATAACAATACACAACATGGGAATATCATTGCGATCATAACAATGATGTTCTTGTTTGCAATGATCTCTTTCGTAACCAATCTAGCTGCACCAATTGGTGTAATCTGGAAGAACGTATTCAGTGGCACAGGTAGTGAAAACATGATTGGTATGCTTGGTAATGCAATGAACTTCCTTGCCTATTTGTTTATGGGTATCCCTGCAGGAAAGTTGCTTACAAAGATTGGCTATAAGAAAACTGCACTTGCAGGTATCGCTACAGGTTTTGTTGGAGTTTTAATTCAGTTCATTTCAGGAAGATTCGGTGCTGATATTAGTGGTTTCGCCATATATCTATTCGGTGCATTCATTAGCGGTTTTGCAGTTTGTATTTTGAATACAGTTGTAAACCCTATGCTTAACCTTCTTGGTGGTGGTGGTAACAGAGGTAACCAGCTTAATTTGATTGGTGGTACTCTTAACTCACTTTCGGGAACATTAACTCCTATGCTTGTAGGTGCATTGATTGGTACTGTAACTGCTAACACGAAAATGGCAGATATAAATCTCGTACTATTTATAGCTTTGGGTGTATTCGCAATGGCTTTCATTGTATTATTGTTCATCCCTATTGCTGATCCGGAAATGGGTAAGACTACAAGTAACACCGTATTCGAGCATAGTCCTTGGGCTTTCCGTCATTTTGTTTTGGGTACAATCGCAATCTTCGTGTATGTAGGTGTTGAGGTTGGTATTCCAGGAACATTAAATTTCTATATTTCTGACGCTTCTGCAAAAGGTGCTGGTTTGGTAGGTAACGCAGCTGCCGTTGGTGGTTTCGTTGCTGGTACATATTGGCTATTGATGCTTGTTGGTCGTTTCATCGGAAGTTTTATCGGTGGAAACGTATCAAGTAGAACAATGATGATAGGTACGACAACACTAGGTATGGTACTGATTATAGCAGCCATGATTCTTGGCAAGACAACGACCGTATCAATGCCAGTATTCACAGGTTCTTCATTCACTTTGGTAACTGTTCCTATCGCAGCATTGCTACTAGTTCTTTGTGGTCTATGTACTTCAATTATGTGGAGTAGTATATTCAACCTAGCAACAGAAGGATTGGGTAAATACTCTGCTGCTGCATCTGGTATTTTCATGATGATGGTCGTTGGTGGAGGCCTTCTTCCATTGGTACAGAATTTCATTGCCGACCACTCTACCTACATGGTTTCATATATAGTTCCATTGCTGGCTATAGCGTTCATGCTATACTACGCATTATTTGGAAGTAAGAATGTAAATAAAGAAATCCCTATTGATTAA
- the galK gene encoding galactokinase, with the protein MDIEKVRSRFIKHFDGKTGNVYMSPGRINLIGEHTDYNGGFVFPGAVDKGIMAEIRPNDTNTIQLYSIDLKDRVEFDIDDPEGPKASWARYVYGVAKEMKALGVDVKGFNAAFYGDVPLGAGMSSSAALESCFAFAINDLFGDNKVAKWDLVLAGQATEHKYIGVNCGIMDQFASVFGQEGKLMRLDCRSREFAYFPFNPEGYKLVLINSKVKHELAGSPYNDRRNSCENVVKQIAAKHPENKYETLRDCTWEELEEVKAIVGEEDYNRAHFVLGEKDRVLAVCDALEKGDYETVGKKMFETHEGLSKEYEVSCEELDFLNYIARVNGVTGSRIMGGGFGGCTINLVKDDIYNKFIADAKVKFAAKYGHEPEVYPVVISQGSHKVC; encoded by the coding sequence ATGGATATTGAAAAAGTAAGAAGCCGTTTCATTAAACATTTCGACGGAAAAACAGGTAACGTATATATGTCTCCTGGACGTATAAATTTGATTGGTGAACACACAGACTACAACGGTGGTTTTGTATTCCCTGGTGCTGTAGATAAAGGTATTATGGCAGAAATCCGCCCTAATGATACCAATACAATACAACTATACTCTATCGACTTAAAAGATCGCGTTGAATTTGACATTGATGATCCAGAAGGTCCTAAAGCTAGCTGGGCACGCTATGTATATGGTGTAGCTAAAGAGATGAAGGCTTTAGGAGTAGATGTAAAAGGATTTAATGCTGCATTCTATGGCGATGTTCCATTGGGAGCAGGTATGTCTTCGAGTGCTGCTTTAGAAAGTTGTTTTGCTTTTGCTATTAACGATTTGTTTGGTGACAATAAAGTTGCTAAATGGGATTTAGTTCTTGCAGGTCAGGCAACAGAACATAAATATATTGGTGTAAACTGTGGTATAATGGATCAGTTTGCAAGTGTGTTCGGTCAGGAGGGCAAATTGATGCGTCTTGATTGTCGCAGCCGTGAATTCGCTTATTTCCCATTTAATCCAGAAGGATATAAATTGGTTCTCATCAATTCAAAGGTTAAGCACGAGCTAGCTGGTAGTCCATACAACGATCGTCGTAATAGTTGCGAGAATGTTGTTAAGCAGATTGCAGCAAAACATCCTGAAAATAAATATGAGACTCTTCGTGATTGCACATGGGAAGAGCTAGAAGAAGTTAAGGCTATCGTTGGTGAAGAAGATTACAACAGAGCTCACTTTGTTCTTGGCGAGAAAGACCGTGTACTAGCTGTTTGCGATGCTTTGGAAAAAGGTGACTACGAGACAGTAGGCAAGAAAATGTTTGAAACTCACGAAGGACTGAGCAAAGAATATGAAGTTTCTTGTGAAGAACTTGACTTCTTGAATTACATAGCACGCGTAAACGGTGTAACTGGTAGCCGTATCATGGGCGGTGGCTTTGGTGGATGTACTATCAACCTAGTAAAAGACGATATTTACAACAAGTTTATTGCTGACGCAAAAGTTAAGTTTGCCGCTAAATACGGTCACGAGCCAGAGGTTTATCCTGTAGTTATAAGTCAGGGTTCACATAAGGTTTGCTAA
- a CDS encoding aldose epimerase family protein, with protein sequence MRTLKGILLGAGMTTILLSACASNNGAKMTVSGLNPAKFDSIIGGKKTELITIKNQSGMEVCLTNYGGRVVSLSVPDKNGKPTDVVLGYDNISQYADTARTPSDYGSSVGRYANRIKNATINVEGKTYKLRANDMMNCLHGGGNTGWLNKVYDVKSKNDSSVVFAITAKDGENGFPGTVKATATYTVKSNNTLDIVFQATTDKETVINMTNHSYFNLNGDPSKEGYNQVMYINADKFTPSDRFYIPTGEIKDVAGTPMDFRKATAIANKYDPSYDQIKNATGYDHNWCLNTFKDGKGDDKTVAASLYSPKTGIFMEVFTNEPGIQVYTGNFQGTGISCKHGIKYPKHVSVCFESQKYPDSPTKFAAKTKGWEISNPYLKPGEKYYSHLAYKFSTKK encoded by the coding sequence ATGAGAACCCTAAAAGGAATTTTATTGGGAGCAGGAATGACAACCATTCTTCTCTCAGCTTGTGCCTCAAATAATGGTGCAAAAATGACAGTATCTGGTCTTAATCCTGCAAAATTCGATTCAATAATCGGTGGGAAAAAGACAGAGTTGATTACAATCAAGAATCAATCTGGTATGGAAGTATGCCTAACTAACTACGGCGGTCGTGTGGTTTCATTATCCGTTCCTGACAAGAATGGAAAACCTACAGATGTTGTTTTGGGATATGACAATATCTCACAATATGCTGATACGGCGAGAACTCCATCTGATTACGGTTCTTCTGTTGGTCGCTATGCAAACAGAATTAAGAATGCAACAATTAATGTTGAAGGCAAGACTTATAAATTGAGAGCTAACGACATGATGAATTGCCTTCATGGTGGTGGTAATACTGGTTGGTTGAATAAAGTATATGATGTAAAATCAAAGAACGATTCATCAGTAGTATTCGCAATTACAGCCAAAGACGGAGAAAACGGTTTCCCAGGAACTGTAAAAGCAACAGCTACATATACAGTAAAAAGCAATAACACTCTTGACATCGTTTTTCAAGCAACAACAGATAAGGAAACTGTCATTAATATGACAAACCATTCATATTTCAATTTGAATGGTGACCCTTCAAAAGAAGGCTACAATCAAGTTATGTATATAAATGCAGACAAATTTACACCTAGTGATAGATTTTATATTCCAACAGGTGAGATAAAGGATGTAGCAGGAACTCCTATGGATTTCCGCAAAGCAACTGCTATCGCGAATAAATACGATCCATCTTACGATCAGATAAAGAATGCAACAGGTTACGACCACAACTGGTGTCTTAACACATTCAAGGATGGTAAGGGTGACGACAAGACTGTCGCTGCTAGCTTGTATTCTCCTAAGACAGGTATCTTCATGGAAGTATTTACAAATGAGCCTGGTATTCAAGTATATACAGGTAATTTCCAAGGAACAGGAATTAGTTGCAAGCATGGTATTAAGTATCCAAAGCATGTAAGCGTATGCTTTGAAAGTCAGAAATATCCGGATTCTCCAACTAAGTTTGCTGCAAAGACAAAAGGATGGGAAATATCTAATCCATATCTCAAACCAGGTGAGAAGTATTACAGTCATCTTGCTTACAAATTCTCTACAAAGAAATAA
- a CDS encoding sodium:solute symporter, which yields MNWNAHEFVWQDWTILAVGFVLIVWYVWRTLKKDKEKMKGADSQDYLFGKGEPWYIIGAAIFAANIGSEHLVGLAGTGAKDGVGMAHWEMQGWMILLLGWLFVPFYQLLNNKMGKIITMPDFLKYRYTKRTGSWLSIITLIAYILTKVSVTAFTGGIFFEYLLGLPFWYGALGLIAITAIFTVFGGMKGVMTMSAIQTPILIIGSFLVLFLGLSALGDGSITAGWSNMMAYCGHLHDGYGTTHMFHMETGDPMYHEYPGFVVFLGASIIGFWYWCTDQHIVQRVLGQTRGEDNVTVMKRARRGTIAAGYFKLLPVFMFLIPGMIAIALSSKTGSGITMDITNQHDTDGAFAMMVKNILPVGVKGFVTIGFICALVTSLAAFFNSCATLFTEDFYKPMKKGMSEAHYVHVGRIATVVVVILGLLWLPIMMNMGNLYSYLQGIQSLLAPAMVAVFTLGIFSKKVTPKAGEWGLIGGFIIGMFRLLTNVITDSGNAVMNGSFWNSTAWFWQTNWLIFECWLLVFIIALMIVVSFFTPAPTKEQVEAITFTGDYKKQIKESFNIWDIVATLGVVALCAAFYIYFW from the coding sequence ATGAATTGGAATGCACATGAATTCGTATGGCAAGACTGGACTATTCTAGCAGTTGGCTTCGTACTCATCGTATGGTACGTTTGGCGTACTTTAAAGAAAGATAAGGAAAAAATGAAAGGCGCAGATAGCCAAGACTATCTGTTTGGCAAAGGCGAACCTTGGTATATTATCGGTGCAGCAATCTTTGCAGCAAATATCGGTTCTGAACATCTTGTAGGTTTAGCAGGTACAGGTGCCAAAGATGGTGTTGGTATGGCTCACTGGGAGATGCAGGGCTGGATGATTTTACTATTAGGTTGGCTTTTCGTACCTTTCTATCAGCTGCTGAATAATAAAATGGGCAAGATAATAACCATGCCTGACTTTCTGAAATATAGATATACAAAAAGAACAGGTTCATGGTTGAGTATCATTACATTGATTGCCTATATCCTAACCAAAGTAAGCGTAACTGCATTCACAGGTGGTATATTCTTTGAGTATCTATTGGGATTACCTTTCTGGTATGGCGCACTAGGTCTTATTGCTATTACAGCTATATTCACTGTATTCGGTGGCATGAAGGGTGTAATGACAATGTCTGCAATTCAGACTCCTATACTTATCATCGGTTCATTCTTAGTTTTATTCTTAGGACTTTCAGCACTTGGTGACGGAAGCATAACAGCAGGATGGTCAAATATGATGGCATATTGCGGACACTTGCATGACGGATATGGAACTACTCACATGTTCCATATGGAAACAGGTGATCCTATGTATCATGAATATCCTGGATTCGTAGTATTCCTTGGTGCTTCAATTATAGGCTTCTGGTATTGGTGTACTGACCAACACATTGTTCAACGTGTACTTGGTCAGACTCGTGGAGAAGACAATGTAACTGTTATGAAGCGCGCACGTCGTGGAACTATTGCTGCAGGTTATTTCAAACTTCTTCCTGTATTTATGTTCCTTATTCCAGGTATGATTGCAATTGCACTTTCTAGCAAAACAGGAAGCGGTATTACAATGGACATCACAAACCAACATGATACAGACGGAGCTTTTGCAATGATGGTTAAGAATATTCTTCCAGTAGGGGTTAAGGGATTTGTAACTATAGGTTTCATTTGTGCACTTGTCACATCTCTAGCAGCATTCTTCAATAGTTGTGCCACCCTATTCACAGAAGACTTTTATAAGCCAATGAAGAAAGGCATGAGTGAAGCTCACTATGTTCATGTTGGCCGTATCGCAACTGTTGTAGTCGTAATTCTAGGTCTACTTTGGCTTCCAATAATGATGAACATGGGTAACCTATATAGTTATCTACAAGGAATCCAGTCACTACTTGCTCCTGCTATGGTTGCAGTATTTACATTAGGTATATTCTCTAAGAAAGTTACTCCTAAAGCTGGCGAATGGGGACTTATTGGTGGATTCATCATCGGTATGTTCAGACTATTGACTAATGTTATTACAGATTCTGGAAATGCAGTAATGAATGGTTCATTCTGGAATTCAACAGCATGGTTCTGGCAGACTAACTGGTTGATTTTCGAATGCTGGCTTTTGGTATTCATTATCGCACTTATGATTGTAGTATCGTTCTTCACTCCTGCTCCAACCAAGGAACAAGTTGAAGCTATCACATTTACTGGTGACTATAAGAAGCAAATAAAAGAAAGCTTTAATATATGGGATATTGTTGCAACTCTAGGAGTTGTAGCACTCTGTGCAGCATTCTATATCTACTTCTGGTAA
- a CDS encoding NUDIX hydrolase, whose translation MTQFYGEHTRLLVSVDCIVFGFEEDKLKLLIGKRQMDPGRGEFSLYGGFVGIDESLPDAANRVLRDLTGLDKLYIKQVGAFGNIDRDPGERVISIAYCALINVKDYDDNIRQQHGLEWVNLEDMPKLYSDHNIMVNKAINMLRRRINTEPLSFNLLPDLFTLTQLQHVYEAILGEEIDKRNFRKRIKTIDFIEKTELVDKITSKRGAALFRFNKRAYEDDPNFKL comes from the coding sequence ATGACACAATTTTATGGCGAACACACAAGACTGTTAGTTTCTGTGGACTGTATCGTATTTGGATTTGAAGAAGATAAGCTTAAGCTGCTTATCGGTAAACGACAAATGGATCCAGGACGTGGAGAATTCTCACTATACGGTGGATTCGTCGGCATAGACGAAAGTCTTCCTGATGCAGCAAACAGAGTGCTAAGGGATTTGACCGGATTGGACAAACTGTATATAAAGCAGGTTGGCGCCTTTGGTAACATTGACCGTGACCCCGGAGAGCGAGTTATATCTATAGCATATTGCGCACTTATTAACGTCAAGGATTACGATGATAATATAAGACAACAACATGGTTTGGAATGGGTAAACTTGGAAGATATGCCAAAGTTATATTCTGACCATAACATAATGGTCAATAAAGCCATAAATATGTTGCGTAGACGTATCAACACAGAACCGTTAAGCTTTAATCTGTTGCCAGATCTATTTACACTTACCCAACTACAACACGTATATGAAGCAATACTGGGGGAAGAAATAGACAAACGTAACTTTAGAAAACGCATAAAGACAATAGATTTTATAGAAAAGACAGAACTTGTTGATAAAATAACATCTAAGCGTGGAGCTGCTCTTTTCAGATTCAACAAACGCGCTTACGAGGATGATCCTAATTTCAAACTATAA
- a CDS encoding L-ribulose-5-phosphate 4-epimerase: MLEELKEKVFKANIDLVKHNLVIFTWGNVSGIDREKGLVVIKPSGVSYDNMKASDMVVVDLTTGKVVEGDLNPSSDTPTHLELYRNFHEIGGVVHTHSTYATAWAQAGCDIPNIGTTHADYFHDAIPCTDDMVESQMAEYELNTGVVIVDKFKKNNINYAHTPGVLVKNHGPFSWGTTPDNAVYNAVVMEQVAKMAFVSFSVNPQTKMNPLLVEKHFNRKHGPNAYYGQKKK; this comes from the coding sequence ATGCTGGAAGAATTAAAGGAAAAAGTATTCAAGGCTAATATTGATCTTGTAAAACATAATCTAGTTATCTTTACTTGGGGCAATGTTTCAGGTATAGATCGCGAAAAGGGATTGGTTGTTATAAAGCCATCTGGTGTTAGCTATGATAATATGAAAGCTTCTGATATGGTAGTCGTTGATTTGACAACTGGCAAAGTTGTAGAAGGCGACTTGAACCCATCTTCAGATACCCCAACACATTTGGAACTGTATCGTAACTTTCATGAAATAGGAGGAGTTGTTCATACTCATTCTACTTATGCAACAGCTTGGGCACAGGCTGGATGTGATATTCCAAATATCGGAACTACACATGCAGATTATTTCCATGATGCAATTCCTTGCACTGATGACATGGTAGAATCACAAATGGCAGAATATGAACTGAATACAGGTGTCGTAATAGTTGATAAATTCAAGAAGAATAATATTAATTATGCTCATACTCCAGGCGTCTTAGTGAAAAATCACGGACCATTCTCATGGGGTACTACTCCTGACAATGCAGTTTATAACGCAGTCGTAATGGAGCAAGTAGCAAAGATGGCATTTGTTTCATTCAGCGTTAATCCACAAACAAAAATGAATCCTCTGCTAGTAGAAAAGCATTTCAACCGCAAACACGGTCCTAACGCATACTATGGACAGAAAAAGAAATAA
- the araA gene encoding L-arabinose isomerase gives MIKAFENFEVWFVTGAQLLYGGDAVVQVDGHSKEMVEGLNNSGNLPVKVVYKGTANSSAEVADVMAKANNDKKCIGVITWMHTFSPAKMWIHGLQILRKPLLHLHTQYNQQIPYDTMDMDFMNLNQSAHGDREYAHILSRLRKPRKTVIGYWKDEKTQGHIAVWERVCAGWADSQDMLILRFGDQMNNVAVTDGDKVAAEQVLGYHVDYMPFSEVMPFFDAIKDEEVTALVKDTYFNDYQVDATIKDEKSEAYKKVWNAAKAELTLRAVMKAKGAKAFTTNFDDLGDVNVEETGRGFDQIPGLASQRMMHDGFGFGAEGDWKSAALYRTVWFMSQGLEGGTSFLEDYTLNFDGENTSILESHMLEVCPDIAEEKPRLEVHFLGIGIRKSQTARLVFTTKQGHGVTATVVDMGNRFRLIANDVNLIKSKPLPKLPVASALWIPEPTFEVGVGCWMNAGGTHHSCFSFGLTDEYWRDYAEIADIECCIINKDTDIERFRQDLRVNEIYYMLNKALR, from the coding sequence ATGATCAAAGCATTTGAAAATTTCGAAGTATGGTTTGTAACAGGTGCACAACTTCTTTATGGAGGTGATGCAGTTGTTCAGGTAGACGGTCACTCAAAGGAAATGGTTGAAGGACTTAACAATTCTGGTAACCTTCCTGTAAAAGTTGTTTACAAGGGCACAGCTAACAGTTCAGCTGAAGTTGCTGATGTTATGGCTAAAGCTAATAATGACAAGAAGTGTATCGGTGTAATCACATGGATGCATACATTCTCACCTGCAAAGATGTGGATTCACGGACTTCAGATTCTAAGAAAGCCTCTACTCCACCTTCATACACAATATAACCAGCAGATTCCTTACGACACAATGGATATGGATTTCATGAATCTAAACCAGAGTGCTCATGGTGACCGCGAATATGCTCACATCCTTTCTCGTTTACGTAAGCCACGTAAGACCGTTATCGGATACTGGAAAGACGAGAAGACTCAGGGCCATATCGCAGTTTGGGAAAGAGTATGTGCTGGTTGGGCAGACTCTCAGGATATGCTAATCCTTCGCTTTGGCGATCAGATGAACAATGTTGCTGTAACTGATGGTGACAAGGTTGCTGCAGAGCAGGTTCTTGGATATCACGTAGACTACATGCCTTTCTCTGAGGTTATGCCTTTCTTTGACGCTATCAAAGATGAGGAAGTAACAGCCTTAGTTAAAGATACATATTTCAATGATTACCAGGTTGATGCTACAATTAAGGATGAAAAATCAGAAGCATACAAGAAGGTTTGGAATGCGGCTAAAGCAGAACTTACACTTCGTGCTGTAATGAAGGCTAAGGGTGCTAAAGCATTCACGACAAACTTTGATGATCTTGGCGACGTAAACGTTGAAGAGACAGGCAGAGGTTTCGATCAGATTCCTGGTTTGGCTTCACAGCGCATGATGCATGACGGATTTGGATTCGGTGCTGAAGGTGACTGGAAGAGCGCAGCTTTATATCGTACAGTTTGGTTCATGAGTCAGGGTCTTGAAGGTGGTACATCTTTCCTTGAGGACTATACATTGAACTTTGATGGCGAGAATACATCTATTCTTGAATCACACATGCTTGAGGTTTGCCCAGACATCGCTGAAGAGAAGCCACGTCTTGAGGTTCACTTCCTCGGTATAGGTATTCGTAAGTCACAAACAGCTCGCTTGGTATTCACAACAAAACAGGGTCATGGTGTTACTGCTACAGTTGTTGATATGGGTAACCGTTTCCGTCTTATCGCAAACGATGTAAACTTAATTAAGAGTAAGCCACTTCCAAAGTTGCCAGTTGCATCAGCATTATGGATACCAGAGCCTACATTTGAGGTTGGTGTTGGTTGCTGGATGAATGCAGGTGGTACGCACCACTCTTGCTTCAGCTTTGGCTTGACAGATGAGTATTGGCGTGATTATGCAGAAATCGCTGACATTGAGTGCTGCATCATCAACAAAGATACTGATATTGAGCGCTTCCGTCAGGATCTTAGAGTTAATGAAATTTATTACATGTTGAATAAGGCACTTAGATAA